A region from the Salvelinus sp. IW2-2015 linkage group LG19, ASM291031v2, whole genome shotgun sequence genome encodes:
- the LOC111979292 gene encoding TOX high mobility group box family member 4-A isoform X5 gives MEFPGGSDNYLTISGAGHPFLSSEQTFHTPSLGDEVFEIPPISLDPDTALSVGDVVSHFGELSGGAGSLAGAGSLARNAVVGGNDPSFASTYVNTTSQVLEHLSLGVMSQPGGGALLSSTLGVELGHSIGSHFSSSSPMTIDVPLGDMNHGLLGHNQLTTIDQSDLSAQLGLGLHGGNILSRSKSPDQLSVTPSPAGSLQDDDMDDFRPCIFPRLSLSTGPAVTPKSVLVDSPMSLSVSPAVLSHLSTMPASSPMLASSVSSALVRRGGGKPAMVAATAGPGGGKKGKKKKDPNEPQKPVSAYALFFRDTQAAIKGQNPNATFGEVSTIVASMWDSLGEEQKQVYKRKTEAAKKEYLKALAAYRANQLSQPSIEVMDTASSPSPPPIPEPVPLAPLVPARPSRLPQHIADQNTITNICASNIILDVPQVTTRSRTGACKPPTLGPTATPTLTPTITKIIISKQMLQAGAKLHQIPNSMVTVLPGGVRTLLPSAPRQPPPLLQMQHAPPPPRLQQMVHSPAPPPLQAKPRGGNAGPGLPVSITATPPPPLQIKIVPASLQADSSLPIIVTTTATAHSIGVNTSAVPASAYSTPTVALQLAKSTDLTASADEDSVTEEFTSGEMEMEFNVSPRATDAASGPLTLCVRVGCTNPAIESTDWDKEYCSSECVATHCRDIFMAWCSIRNQNTMVVK, from the exons TTTCCAGGGGGCAGTGATAATTACCTTACCATATCTGGGGCAGGtcatccttttctctcctctgag CAGACATTCCATACCCCCAGTCTTGGTGATGAGGTGTTTGAGATCCCTCCAATCTCCCTGGACCCGGACACGGCACTCAGTGTGGGGGACGTGGTTTCCCATTTTGGGGAACTGTCAGGTGGAGCAGGGAGTCTCGCGGGTGCTGGAAGCCTGGCGAGGAATGCTGTGGTGGGGGGCAATGACCCCTCCTTTGCCTCCACCTATGTGAACACAACCTCTCAGGTCCTGGAGCACCTGAGCTTGGGGGTGATGAGCCAGCCTGGAGGGGGGGCCCTGCTCAGTTCAACACTAGGGGTG GAACTTGGCCACTCCATTGGCTCCCATTTCAGCAGCTCCTCTCCAATGACCATTGATGTCCCACTTGGTGACATGAATCATGGCCTATTGGGACACAATCAGCTAACCActattgaccaatcagatctgagCGCCCAGCTTGGGCTTGGCCTTCATGGCGGGAACATTCTGTCTCGTTCCAAATCACCTGACCAGCTGTCTGTCACGCCCTCTCCAGCGGGCTCTCTCCAGGATGATGATATGGATGACTTCAGG CCTTGTAtctttccccgtctctctctgtccactggtCCCGCTGTCACCCCGAAGAGTGTGCTGGTCGACTCTCCgatgtccctgtctgtctcccctgcGGTACTCTCCCACCTCTCCACCATGCCAGCCTCTTCCCCCATGCTCGCCTCCTCAGTCTCCAGTGCCTTGGTGAGGCGCGGCGGGGGCAAGCCTGCCATGGTGGCCGCTACGGCAGGGCctggaggagggaagaaggggaagaagaagaaagatcCCAACGAGCCCCAGAAACCAGTCTCTGCCTACGCCCTGTTCTTCAGGGACACTCAGGCTGCCATCAAGGGCCAGAACCCCAACGCCACATTTGGAGAGGTGTCCACGATAGTAGCCTCCATGTGGGACAGTCTTGGGGAAGAGCAGAAAcag GTGTATAAGAGGAAGACGGAAGCAGCGAAAAAGGAGTACCTGAAGGCACTAGCAGCTTACAGAGCCAATCAGCTCTCACAG CCCTCCATTGAAGTGATGGACACAGCTTCTTCACCATCACCTCCTCCAATACCTGAGCCAGTGCCTTTGGCCCCCCTGGTTCCCGCCCGCCCCTCCCGTCTCCCCCAACACATCGCAGACCAGAATACCATCACCAACATCTGCGCCTCCAACATTATTCTGGACGTCCCCCAAGTCACCACGCGTTCCCGCACAggagcttgcaagcctcccacccTGGGCCCCACAGCCACCCCGACCCTGACCCCCACCATCACCAAGATCATCATCTCCAAACAGATGCTCCAGGCCGGGGCTAAGCTCCATCAGATACCCAACTCCATGGTGACGGTGCTCCCTGGCGGCGTGCGCACCCTGCTGCCCTCAGCCCCGCGCCAGCCcccacctctgctgcagatgcagCACGCCCCTCCTCCCCCGCGGCTCCAGCAGATGGTACACTCCCCAGCCCCACCTCCCCTACAGGCCAAGCCCCGAGGAGGGAATGCCGGGCCAGGGCTTCCTGTGTCCATCAccgccacacctcctcctccactacaGATCAAGATAGTCCCGGCCTCTTTGCAGGCAGACTCATCCTTGCCTATTATTGTTACGACAACAGCAACCGCCCACTCAATTGGTGTCAACACTTCCGCCGTGCCTGCATCAGCATACTCCACCCCTACAGTGGCTCTGCAGTTGGCGAAGTCCACTGACTTGACGGCGAGTGCAGATGAGGATTCGGTTACGGAAGAGTTCACTTCGGGAGAG ATGGAAATGGAGTTCAATGTGTCTCCACGTGCCACTGACGCTGCTTCTGGCCCCCTGACTCTCTGTGTACGAGTAGGATGCACCAACCCTGCAATAGAGAGCACGGACTGGGACAAAGAGTACTGCAGCAGTGAATGTGTTGCCACTCACTGCAG gGATATCTTCATGGCCTGGTGCTCCATCAGGAATCAGAACACCATGGTTGTCAAGTAA
- the LOC111979292 gene encoding TOX high mobility group box family member 4-A isoform X1: protein MDLNFYSELSDGTGQNVDPEFLEAQAYNGYDPINKFPGGSDNYLTISGAGHPFLSSEQTFHTPSLGDEVFEIPPISLDPDTALSVGDVVSHFGELSGGAGSLAGAGSLARNAVVGGNDPSFASTYVNTTSQVLEHLSLGVMSQPGGGALLSSTLGVELGHSIGSHFSSSSPMTIDVPLGDMNHGLLGHNQLTTIDQSDLSAQLGLGLHGGNILSRSKSPDQLSVTPSPAGSLQDDDMDDFRPCIFPRLSLSTGPAVTPKSVLVDSPMSLSVSPAVLSHLSTMPASSPMLASSVSSALVRRGGGKPAMVAATAGPGGGKKGKKKKDPNEPQKPVSAYALFFRDTQAAIKGQNPNATFGEVSTIVASMWDSLGEEQKQVYKRKTEAAKKEYLKALAAYRANQLSQPSIEVMDTASSPSPPPIPEPVPLAPLVPARPSRLPQHIADQNTITNICASNIILDVPQVTTRSRTGACKPPTLGPTATPTLTPTITKIIISKQMLQAGAKLHQIPNSMVTVLPGGVRTLLPSAPRQPPPLLQMQHAPPPPRLQQMVHSPAPPPLQAKPRGGNAGPGLPVSITATPPPPLQIKIVPASLQADSSLPIIVTTTATAHSIGVNTSAVPASAYSTPTVALQLAKSTDLTASADEDSVTEEFTSGEMEMEFNVSPRATDAASGPLTLCVRVGCTNPAIESTDWDKEYCSSECVATHCRDIFMAWCSIRNQNTMVVK, encoded by the exons TTTCCAGGGGGCAGTGATAATTACCTTACCATATCTGGGGCAGGtcatccttttctctcctctgag CAGACATTCCATACCCCCAGTCTTGGTGATGAGGTGTTTGAGATCCCTCCAATCTCCCTGGACCCGGACACGGCACTCAGTGTGGGGGACGTGGTTTCCCATTTTGGGGAACTGTCAGGTGGAGCAGGGAGTCTCGCGGGTGCTGGAAGCCTGGCGAGGAATGCTGTGGTGGGGGGCAATGACCCCTCCTTTGCCTCCACCTATGTGAACACAACCTCTCAGGTCCTGGAGCACCTGAGCTTGGGGGTGATGAGCCAGCCTGGAGGGGGGGCCCTGCTCAGTTCAACACTAGGGGTG GAACTTGGCCACTCCATTGGCTCCCATTTCAGCAGCTCCTCTCCAATGACCATTGATGTCCCACTTGGTGACATGAATCATGGCCTATTGGGACACAATCAGCTAACCActattgaccaatcagatctgagCGCCCAGCTTGGGCTTGGCCTTCATGGCGGGAACATTCTGTCTCGTTCCAAATCACCTGACCAGCTGTCTGTCACGCCCTCTCCAGCGGGCTCTCTCCAGGATGATGATATGGATGACTTCAGG CCTTGTAtctttccccgtctctctctgtccactggtCCCGCTGTCACCCCGAAGAGTGTGCTGGTCGACTCTCCgatgtccctgtctgtctcccctgcGGTACTCTCCCACCTCTCCACCATGCCAGCCTCTTCCCCCATGCTCGCCTCCTCAGTCTCCAGTGCCTTGGTGAGGCGCGGCGGGGGCAAGCCTGCCATGGTGGCCGCTACGGCAGGGCctggaggagggaagaaggggaagaagaagaaagatcCCAACGAGCCCCAGAAACCAGTCTCTGCCTACGCCCTGTTCTTCAGGGACACTCAGGCTGCCATCAAGGGCCAGAACCCCAACGCCACATTTGGAGAGGTGTCCACGATAGTAGCCTCCATGTGGGACAGTCTTGGGGAAGAGCAGAAAcag GTGTATAAGAGGAAGACGGAAGCAGCGAAAAAGGAGTACCTGAAGGCACTAGCAGCTTACAGAGCCAATCAGCTCTCACAG CCCTCCATTGAAGTGATGGACACAGCTTCTTCACCATCACCTCCTCCAATACCTGAGCCAGTGCCTTTGGCCCCCCTGGTTCCCGCCCGCCCCTCCCGTCTCCCCCAACACATCGCAGACCAGAATACCATCACCAACATCTGCGCCTCCAACATTATTCTGGACGTCCCCCAAGTCACCACGCGTTCCCGCACAggagcttgcaagcctcccacccTGGGCCCCACAGCCACCCCGACCCTGACCCCCACCATCACCAAGATCATCATCTCCAAACAGATGCTCCAGGCCGGGGCTAAGCTCCATCAGATACCCAACTCCATGGTGACGGTGCTCCCTGGCGGCGTGCGCACCCTGCTGCCCTCAGCCCCGCGCCAGCCcccacctctgctgcagatgcagCACGCCCCTCCTCCCCCGCGGCTCCAGCAGATGGTACACTCCCCAGCCCCACCTCCCCTACAGGCCAAGCCCCGAGGAGGGAATGCCGGGCCAGGGCTTCCTGTGTCCATCAccgccacacctcctcctccactacaGATCAAGATAGTCCCGGCCTCTTTGCAGGCAGACTCATCCTTGCCTATTATTGTTACGACAACAGCAACCGCCCACTCAATTGGTGTCAACACTTCCGCCGTGCCTGCATCAGCATACTCCACCCCTACAGTGGCTCTGCAGTTGGCGAAGTCCACTGACTTGACGGCGAGTGCAGATGAGGATTCGGTTACGGAAGAGTTCACTTCGGGAGAG ATGGAAATGGAGTTCAATGTGTCTCCACGTGCCACTGACGCTGCTTCTGGCCCCCTGACTCTCTGTGTACGAGTAGGATGCACCAACCCTGCAATAGAGAGCACGGACTGGGACAAAGAGTACTGCAGCAGTGAATGTGTTGCCACTCACTGCAG gGATATCTTCATGGCCTGGTGCTCCATCAGGAATCAGAACACCATGGTTGTCAAGTAA
- the LOC111979292 gene encoding TOX high mobility group box family member 4-A isoform X4 has protein sequence MDLNFYSELSDGTGQNVDPEFLEAQAYNGYDPINKFPGGSDNYLTISGAGHPFLSSEQTFHTPSLGDEVFEIPPISLDPDTALSVGDVVSHFGELSGGAGSLAGAGSLARNAVVGGNDPSFASTYVNTTSQVLEHLSLGVMSQPGGGALLSSTLGVELGHSIGSHFSSSSPMTIDVPLGDMNHGLLGHNQLTTIDQSDLSAQLGLGLHGGNILSRSKSPDQLSVTPSPAGSLQDDDMDDFRSVLVDSPMSLSVSPAVLSHLSTMPASSPMLASSVSSALVRRGGGKPAMVAATAGPGGGKKGKKKKDPNEPQKPVSAYALFFRDTQAAIKGQNPNATFGEVSTIVASMWDSLGEEQKQVYKRKTEAAKKEYLKALAAYRANQLSQPSIEVMDTASSPSPPPIPEPVPLAPLVPARPSRLPQHIADQNTITNICASNIILDVPQVTTRSRTGACKPPTLGPTATPTLTPTITKIIISKQMLQAGAKLHQIPNSMVTVLPGGVRTLLPSAPRQPPPLLQMQHAPPPPRLQQMVHSPAPPPLQAKPRGGNAGPGLPVSITATPPPPLQIKIVPASLQADSSLPIIVTTTATAHSIGVNTSAVPASAYSTPTVALQLAKSTDLTASADEDSVTEEFTSGEMEMEFNVSPRATDAASGPLTLCVRVGCTNPAIESTDWDKEYCSSECVATHCRDIFMAWCSIRNQNTMVVK, from the exons TTTCCAGGGGGCAGTGATAATTACCTTACCATATCTGGGGCAGGtcatccttttctctcctctgag CAGACATTCCATACCCCCAGTCTTGGTGATGAGGTGTTTGAGATCCCTCCAATCTCCCTGGACCCGGACACGGCACTCAGTGTGGGGGACGTGGTTTCCCATTTTGGGGAACTGTCAGGTGGAGCAGGGAGTCTCGCGGGTGCTGGAAGCCTGGCGAGGAATGCTGTGGTGGGGGGCAATGACCCCTCCTTTGCCTCCACCTATGTGAACACAACCTCTCAGGTCCTGGAGCACCTGAGCTTGGGGGTGATGAGCCAGCCTGGAGGGGGGGCCCTGCTCAGTTCAACACTAGGGGTG GAACTTGGCCACTCCATTGGCTCCCATTTCAGCAGCTCCTCTCCAATGACCATTGATGTCCCACTTGGTGACATGAATCATGGCCTATTGGGACACAATCAGCTAACCActattgaccaatcagatctgagCGCCCAGCTTGGGCTTGGCCTTCATGGCGGGAACATTCTGTCTCGTTCCAAATCACCTGACCAGCTGTCTGTCACGCCCTCTCCAGCGGGCTCTCTCCAGGATGATGATATGGATGACTTCAGG AGTGTGCTGGTCGACTCTCCgatgtccctgtctgtctcccctgcGGTACTCTCCCACCTCTCCACCATGCCAGCCTCTTCCCCCATGCTCGCCTCCTCAGTCTCCAGTGCCTTGGTGAGGCGCGGCGGGGGCAAGCCTGCCATGGTGGCCGCTACGGCAGGGCctggaggagggaagaaggggaagaagaagaaagatcCCAACGAGCCCCAGAAACCAGTCTCTGCCTACGCCCTGTTCTTCAGGGACACTCAGGCTGCCATCAAGGGCCAGAACCCCAACGCCACATTTGGAGAGGTGTCCACGATAGTAGCCTCCATGTGGGACAGTCTTGGGGAAGAGCAGAAAcag GTGTATAAGAGGAAGACGGAAGCAGCGAAAAAGGAGTACCTGAAGGCACTAGCAGCTTACAGAGCCAATCAGCTCTCACAG CCCTCCATTGAAGTGATGGACACAGCTTCTTCACCATCACCTCCTCCAATACCTGAGCCAGTGCCTTTGGCCCCCCTGGTTCCCGCCCGCCCCTCCCGTCTCCCCCAACACATCGCAGACCAGAATACCATCACCAACATCTGCGCCTCCAACATTATTCTGGACGTCCCCCAAGTCACCACGCGTTCCCGCACAggagcttgcaagcctcccacccTGGGCCCCACAGCCACCCCGACCCTGACCCCCACCATCACCAAGATCATCATCTCCAAACAGATGCTCCAGGCCGGGGCTAAGCTCCATCAGATACCCAACTCCATGGTGACGGTGCTCCCTGGCGGCGTGCGCACCCTGCTGCCCTCAGCCCCGCGCCAGCCcccacctctgctgcagatgcagCACGCCCCTCCTCCCCCGCGGCTCCAGCAGATGGTACACTCCCCAGCCCCACCTCCCCTACAGGCCAAGCCCCGAGGAGGGAATGCCGGGCCAGGGCTTCCTGTGTCCATCAccgccacacctcctcctccactacaGATCAAGATAGTCCCGGCCTCTTTGCAGGCAGACTCATCCTTGCCTATTATTGTTACGACAACAGCAACCGCCCACTCAATTGGTGTCAACACTTCCGCCGTGCCTGCATCAGCATACTCCACCCCTACAGTGGCTCTGCAGTTGGCGAAGTCCACTGACTTGACGGCGAGTGCAGATGAGGATTCGGTTACGGAAGAGTTCACTTCGGGAGAG ATGGAAATGGAGTTCAATGTGTCTCCACGTGCCACTGACGCTGCTTCTGGCCCCCTGACTCTCTGTGTACGAGTAGGATGCACCAACCCTGCAATAGAGAGCACGGACTGGGACAAAGAGTACTGCAGCAGTGAATGTGTTGCCACTCACTGCAG gGATATCTTCATGGCCTGGTGCTCCATCAGGAATCAGAACACCATGGTTGTCAAGTAA
- the LOC111979292 gene encoding TOX high mobility group box family member 4-A isoform X6 — MEFPGGSDNYLTISGAGHPFLSSETFHTPSLGDEVFEIPPISLDPDTALSVGDVVSHFGELSGGAGSLAGAGSLARNAVVGGNDPSFASTYVNTTSQVLEHLSLGVMSQPGGGALLSSTLGVELGHSIGSHFSSSSPMTIDVPLGDMNHGLLGHNQLTTIDQSDLSAQLGLGLHGGNILSRSKSPDQLSVTPSPAGSLQDDDMDDFRPCIFPRLSLSTGPAVTPKSVLVDSPMSLSVSPAVLSHLSTMPASSPMLASSVSSALVRRGGGKPAMVAATAGPGGGKKGKKKKDPNEPQKPVSAYALFFRDTQAAIKGQNPNATFGEVSTIVASMWDSLGEEQKQVYKRKTEAAKKEYLKALAAYRANQLSQPSIEVMDTASSPSPPPIPEPVPLAPLVPARPSRLPQHIADQNTITNICASNIILDVPQVTTRSRTGACKPPTLGPTATPTLTPTITKIIISKQMLQAGAKLHQIPNSMVTVLPGGVRTLLPSAPRQPPPLLQMQHAPPPPRLQQMVHSPAPPPLQAKPRGGNAGPGLPVSITATPPPPLQIKIVPASLQADSSLPIIVTTTATAHSIGVNTSAVPASAYSTPTVALQLAKSTDLTASADEDSVTEEFTSGEMEMEFNVSPRATDAASGPLTLCVRVGCTNPAIESTDWDKEYCSSECVATHCRDIFMAWCSIRNQNTMVVK; from the exons TTTCCAGGGGGCAGTGATAATTACCTTACCATATCTGGGGCAGGtcatccttttctctcctctgag ACATTCCATACCCCCAGTCTTGGTGATGAGGTGTTTGAGATCCCTCCAATCTCCCTGGACCCGGACACGGCACTCAGTGTGGGGGACGTGGTTTCCCATTTTGGGGAACTGTCAGGTGGAGCAGGGAGTCTCGCGGGTGCTGGAAGCCTGGCGAGGAATGCTGTGGTGGGGGGCAATGACCCCTCCTTTGCCTCCACCTATGTGAACACAACCTCTCAGGTCCTGGAGCACCTGAGCTTGGGGGTGATGAGCCAGCCTGGAGGGGGGGCCCTGCTCAGTTCAACACTAGGGGTG GAACTTGGCCACTCCATTGGCTCCCATTTCAGCAGCTCCTCTCCAATGACCATTGATGTCCCACTTGGTGACATGAATCATGGCCTATTGGGACACAATCAGCTAACCActattgaccaatcagatctgagCGCCCAGCTTGGGCTTGGCCTTCATGGCGGGAACATTCTGTCTCGTTCCAAATCACCTGACCAGCTGTCTGTCACGCCCTCTCCAGCGGGCTCTCTCCAGGATGATGATATGGATGACTTCAGG CCTTGTAtctttccccgtctctctctgtccactggtCCCGCTGTCACCCCGAAGAGTGTGCTGGTCGACTCTCCgatgtccctgtctgtctcccctgcGGTACTCTCCCACCTCTCCACCATGCCAGCCTCTTCCCCCATGCTCGCCTCCTCAGTCTCCAGTGCCTTGGTGAGGCGCGGCGGGGGCAAGCCTGCCATGGTGGCCGCTACGGCAGGGCctggaggagggaagaaggggaagaagaagaaagatcCCAACGAGCCCCAGAAACCAGTCTCTGCCTACGCCCTGTTCTTCAGGGACACTCAGGCTGCCATCAAGGGCCAGAACCCCAACGCCACATTTGGAGAGGTGTCCACGATAGTAGCCTCCATGTGGGACAGTCTTGGGGAAGAGCAGAAAcag GTGTATAAGAGGAAGACGGAAGCAGCGAAAAAGGAGTACCTGAAGGCACTAGCAGCTTACAGAGCCAATCAGCTCTCACAG CCCTCCATTGAAGTGATGGACACAGCTTCTTCACCATCACCTCCTCCAATACCTGAGCCAGTGCCTTTGGCCCCCCTGGTTCCCGCCCGCCCCTCCCGTCTCCCCCAACACATCGCAGACCAGAATACCATCACCAACATCTGCGCCTCCAACATTATTCTGGACGTCCCCCAAGTCACCACGCGTTCCCGCACAggagcttgcaagcctcccacccTGGGCCCCACAGCCACCCCGACCCTGACCCCCACCATCACCAAGATCATCATCTCCAAACAGATGCTCCAGGCCGGGGCTAAGCTCCATCAGATACCCAACTCCATGGTGACGGTGCTCCCTGGCGGCGTGCGCACCCTGCTGCCCTCAGCCCCGCGCCAGCCcccacctctgctgcagatgcagCACGCCCCTCCTCCCCCGCGGCTCCAGCAGATGGTACACTCCCCAGCCCCACCTCCCCTACAGGCCAAGCCCCGAGGAGGGAATGCCGGGCCAGGGCTTCCTGTGTCCATCAccgccacacctcctcctccactacaGATCAAGATAGTCCCGGCCTCTTTGCAGGCAGACTCATCCTTGCCTATTATTGTTACGACAACAGCAACCGCCCACTCAATTGGTGTCAACACTTCCGCCGTGCCTGCATCAGCATACTCCACCCCTACAGTGGCTCTGCAGTTGGCGAAGTCCACTGACTTGACGGCGAGTGCAGATGAGGATTCGGTTACGGAAGAGTTCACTTCGGGAGAG ATGGAAATGGAGTTCAATGTGTCTCCACGTGCCACTGACGCTGCTTCTGGCCCCCTGACTCTCTGTGTACGAGTAGGATGCACCAACCCTGCAATAGAGAGCACGGACTGGGACAAAGAGTACTGCAGCAGTGAATGTGTTGCCACTCACTGCAG gGATATCTTCATGGCCTGGTGCTCCATCAGGAATCAGAACACCATGGTTGTCAAGTAA
- the LOC111979292 gene encoding TOX high mobility group box family member 4-A isoform X3, whose product MENVDPEFLEAQAYNGYDPINKFPGGSDNYLTISGAGHPFLSSEQTFHTPSLGDEVFEIPPISLDPDTALSVGDVVSHFGELSGGAGSLAGAGSLARNAVVGGNDPSFASTYVNTTSQVLEHLSLGVMSQPGGGALLSSTLGVELGHSIGSHFSSSSPMTIDVPLGDMNHGLLGHNQLTTIDQSDLSAQLGLGLHGGNILSRSKSPDQLSVTPSPAGSLQDDDMDDFRPCIFPRLSLSTGPAVTPKSVLVDSPMSLSVSPAVLSHLSTMPASSPMLASSVSSALVRRGGGKPAMVAATAGPGGGKKGKKKKDPNEPQKPVSAYALFFRDTQAAIKGQNPNATFGEVSTIVASMWDSLGEEQKQVYKRKTEAAKKEYLKALAAYRANQLSQPSIEVMDTASSPSPPPIPEPVPLAPLVPARPSRLPQHIADQNTITNICASNIILDVPQVTTRSRTGACKPPTLGPTATPTLTPTITKIIISKQMLQAGAKLHQIPNSMVTVLPGGVRTLLPSAPRQPPPLLQMQHAPPPPRLQQMVHSPAPPPLQAKPRGGNAGPGLPVSITATPPPPLQIKIVPASLQADSSLPIIVTTTATAHSIGVNTSAVPASAYSTPTVALQLAKSTDLTASADEDSVTEEFTSGEMEMEFNVSPRATDAASGPLTLCVRVGCTNPAIESTDWDKEYCSSECVATHCRDIFMAWCSIRNQNTMVVK is encoded by the exons TTTCCAGGGGGCAGTGATAATTACCTTACCATATCTGGGGCAGGtcatccttttctctcctctgag CAGACATTCCATACCCCCAGTCTTGGTGATGAGGTGTTTGAGATCCCTCCAATCTCCCTGGACCCGGACACGGCACTCAGTGTGGGGGACGTGGTTTCCCATTTTGGGGAACTGTCAGGTGGAGCAGGGAGTCTCGCGGGTGCTGGAAGCCTGGCGAGGAATGCTGTGGTGGGGGGCAATGACCCCTCCTTTGCCTCCACCTATGTGAACACAACCTCTCAGGTCCTGGAGCACCTGAGCTTGGGGGTGATGAGCCAGCCTGGAGGGGGGGCCCTGCTCAGTTCAACACTAGGGGTG GAACTTGGCCACTCCATTGGCTCCCATTTCAGCAGCTCCTCTCCAATGACCATTGATGTCCCACTTGGTGACATGAATCATGGCCTATTGGGACACAATCAGCTAACCActattgaccaatcagatctgagCGCCCAGCTTGGGCTTGGCCTTCATGGCGGGAACATTCTGTCTCGTTCCAAATCACCTGACCAGCTGTCTGTCACGCCCTCTCCAGCGGGCTCTCTCCAGGATGATGATATGGATGACTTCAGG CCTTGTAtctttccccgtctctctctgtccactggtCCCGCTGTCACCCCGAAGAGTGTGCTGGTCGACTCTCCgatgtccctgtctgtctcccctgcGGTACTCTCCCACCTCTCCACCATGCCAGCCTCTTCCCCCATGCTCGCCTCCTCAGTCTCCAGTGCCTTGGTGAGGCGCGGCGGGGGCAAGCCTGCCATGGTGGCCGCTACGGCAGGGCctggaggagggaagaaggggaagaagaagaaagatcCCAACGAGCCCCAGAAACCAGTCTCTGCCTACGCCCTGTTCTTCAGGGACACTCAGGCTGCCATCAAGGGCCAGAACCCCAACGCCACATTTGGAGAGGTGTCCACGATAGTAGCCTCCATGTGGGACAGTCTTGGGGAAGAGCAGAAAcag GTGTATAAGAGGAAGACGGAAGCAGCGAAAAAGGAGTACCTGAAGGCACTAGCAGCTTACAGAGCCAATCAGCTCTCACAG CCCTCCATTGAAGTGATGGACACAGCTTCTTCACCATCACCTCCTCCAATACCTGAGCCAGTGCCTTTGGCCCCCCTGGTTCCCGCCCGCCCCTCCCGTCTCCCCCAACACATCGCAGACCAGAATACCATCACCAACATCTGCGCCTCCAACATTATTCTGGACGTCCCCCAAGTCACCACGCGTTCCCGCACAggagcttgcaagcctcccacccTGGGCCCCACAGCCACCCCGACCCTGACCCCCACCATCACCAAGATCATCATCTCCAAACAGATGCTCCAGGCCGGGGCTAAGCTCCATCAGATACCCAACTCCATGGTGACGGTGCTCCCTGGCGGCGTGCGCACCCTGCTGCCCTCAGCCCCGCGCCAGCCcccacctctgctgcagatgcagCACGCCCCTCCTCCCCCGCGGCTCCAGCAGATGGTACACTCCCCAGCCCCACCTCCCCTACAGGCCAAGCCCCGAGGAGGGAATGCCGGGCCAGGGCTTCCTGTGTCCATCAccgccacacctcctcctccactacaGATCAAGATAGTCCCGGCCTCTTTGCAGGCAGACTCATCCTTGCCTATTATTGTTACGACAACAGCAACCGCCCACTCAATTGGTGTCAACACTTCCGCCGTGCCTGCATCAGCATACTCCACCCCTACAGTGGCTCTGCAGTTGGCGAAGTCCACTGACTTGACGGCGAGTGCAGATGAGGATTCGGTTACGGAAGAGTTCACTTCGGGAGAG ATGGAAATGGAGTTCAATGTGTCTCCACGTGCCACTGACGCTGCTTCTGGCCCCCTGACTCTCTGTGTACGAGTAGGATGCACCAACCCTGCAATAGAGAGCACGGACTGGGACAAAGAGTACTGCAGCAGTGAATGTGTTGCCACTCACTGCAG gGATATCTTCATGGCCTGGTGCTCCATCAGGAATCAGAACACCATGGTTGTCAAGTAA